One Streptomyces hundungensis DNA segment encodes these proteins:
- a CDS encoding transporter: MTAPSPTTSALTPVFVRLKLSLLKNGLRQSGGRRAAYITSAVLALLFAALQLLGLIALRGNAHAATLTVLLVALLAIGWAVMPLFFPSGDETLDPTRLVMLPLRPRSMIGALLAASLVGIGPLFTLCLLLGSAIAVATRGVGAALVAVLAVPLALLVCVALARAVAAANTRLLTSRKGRDLAVLSGLVIAIGLQFVNFGAQRLGDAGGLSALDPAAEVVRWLPPSAAIGAVDSMSEGAYGRAAAQLLLCVAALGLLLYAWERSLVKLMTTPDGSTLAASDASRKESSGRGLASLLPEGRTGTVMLRTLRYAWRDPKTKAAWITSLAIGLIVPVFNALQGAGTVYFACFATGMLGMQMYNQFGQDTSAFWMVLLTISSTRDAYLELRARALALLLVTLPYTVLVAAVTAGMLGDWAKLPEVVGLALALLGAMLATGSVASATLAYAIPQDSRRNVAPGQGGIAALSILGGMVVSAVLCAPLIVLAVWLHVAGPHAGLWLLLPLGAAYGGLVCWVGLRVGAGRAVGRLPEILGAVSEG; this comes from the coding sequence ATGACCGCGCCCTCTCCCACCACCTCCGCCCTGACGCCCGTCTTCGTACGGCTCAAGCTGTCGCTCCTGAAGAACGGGCTGCGGCAGTCCGGCGGGCGCAGGGCCGCCTACATCACCTCCGCCGTACTCGCCCTGCTCTTCGCGGCGCTGCAACTGCTCGGCCTGATCGCGCTGCGCGGCAACGCCCACGCCGCCACCCTGACGGTGCTCCTCGTGGCGCTGCTGGCGATCGGCTGGGCGGTGATGCCGCTGTTCTTCCCCAGCGGCGACGAGACCCTCGACCCGACCCGGCTCGTGATGCTGCCGCTGCGGCCGCGGTCGATGATCGGCGCGCTGCTCGCGGCCTCACTGGTCGGCATCGGGCCGCTGTTCACGCTCTGTCTGCTTCTCGGATCGGCGATCGCGGTGGCGACGCGCGGGGTGGGCGCGGCCCTGGTCGCCGTCCTCGCGGTGCCGCTCGCGCTGCTCGTGTGCGTCGCGCTCGCCCGCGCCGTCGCCGCCGCCAACACCCGGCTGCTGACCTCCCGCAAGGGCCGCGACCTCGCGGTGCTGAGCGGACTGGTCATCGCGATCGGGCTCCAGTTCGTGAACTTCGGCGCCCAGCGGCTCGGCGACGCGGGCGGCCTGTCCGCGCTCGACCCGGCCGCGGAGGTGGTGCGCTGGCTGCCGCCGTCGGCCGCGATCGGGGCGGTCGACTCGATGAGCGAGGGCGCGTACGGTCGCGCCGCGGCCCAACTCCTGCTCTGTGTGGCCGCGTTGGGGCTCCTCCTGTACGCCTGGGAGCGCTCGCTGGTGAAGCTGATGACCACCCCGGACGGCTCCACGCTCGCCGCATCCGACGCCTCCCGCAAGGAGTCCTCGGGGCGCGGGCTCGCCTCACTGCTCCCCGAGGGCCGCACCGGCACCGTCATGCTGCGTACGCTGCGCTACGCCTGGCGGGACCCCAAGACCAAGGCGGCCTGGATCACCTCGCTCGCGATCGGCCTGATCGTGCCGGTCTTCAACGCCCTCCAGGGCGCCGGGACCGTGTACTTCGCGTGCTTCGCCACGGGCATGCTCGGCATGCAGATGTACAACCAGTTCGGGCAGGACACCTCGGCGTTCTGGATGGTGCTCCTGACCATCTCCTCGACCCGGGACGCCTATCTGGAGCTGCGGGCGCGGGCGTTGGCGCTGTTGCTCGTGACGCTGCCGTACACGGTGCTCGTGGCGGCGGTCACGGCCGGGATGCTCGGCGACTGGGCGAAGCTGCCCGAGGTCGTCGGGCTCGCGCTGGCCCTGCTCGGCGCGATGCTGGCGACGGGCTCGGTGGCGTCGGCGACGCTGGCGTACGCGATTCCCCAGGACAGCCGCCGCAACGTGGCGCCCGGGCAGGGCGGGATCGCGGCGCTGTCCATCCTGGGCGGGATGGTGGTGAGCGCGGTGCTGTGCGCGCCGCTGATCGTCCTGGCGGTCTGGCTCCATGTGGCGGGCCCGCATGCGGGGTTGTGGCTCCTGCTGCCCCTGGGGGCGGCGTACGGGGGGCTGGTGTGCTGGGTGGGGCTGCGGGTGGGGGCGGGGCGGGCGGTGGGGAGGTTGCCGGAGATTCTGGGGGCGGTCAGTGAGGGGTGA
- a CDS encoding ABC transporter ATP-binding protein — translation MPDQAFEGSSDTAGGALTAPPAVRVQGLWKRFGEQIAVAGIDLELPAGKFIGLVGPNGAGKTTTLSMVTGLLRPDQGRVEVGGHDVWRDPVAVKSRIGVLPEGLRLFERLSGRELLAYSGRLRGLPGAEVDKRAAQLLDVLDLAGSQHKLVVDYSTGMRKKIGLAAALLHNPQVLFLDEPFEGVDPVSAQIIRGVLERYTASGATVVFSSHVMELVESLCDWVAVMAAGRIRAQGTLAEVRGTAPTLQSAFLELVGASGRDTGDALDWLGGGAR, via the coding sequence ATGCCGGACCAGGCATTCGAAGGATCGTCGGACACGGCGGGCGGAGCGCTTACGGCGCCGCCCGCCGTCCGCGTCCAGGGGCTGTGGAAGCGCTTCGGCGAGCAGATCGCGGTCGCGGGGATCGATCTGGAGCTGCCCGCGGGCAAGTTCATCGGTCTGGTCGGCCCCAACGGGGCGGGCAAGACCACCACGCTGTCCATGGTGACCGGGCTGCTCAGGCCCGACCAGGGCAGGGTCGAGGTCGGCGGACACGACGTGTGGCGCGACCCGGTCGCCGTGAAGTCCCGCATCGGCGTACTGCCCGAGGGTCTGCGCCTGTTCGAGCGGCTTTCGGGGCGCGAACTCCTCGCCTATTCGGGCCGGTTGCGCGGACTGCCCGGCGCCGAGGTCGACAAGCGGGCCGCGCAGCTCCTGGACGTACTGGACCTCGCGGGCTCCCAGCACAAGCTGGTCGTCGACTACTCGACCGGCATGCGCAAGAAGATCGGCCTGGCAGCGGCCCTGCTGCACAATCCCCAAGTCCTGTTCCTGGACGAGCCGTTCGAGGGCGTCGATCCGGTCTCCGCCCAGATCATCCGGGGCGTCCTGGAGCGCTACACCGCCTCCGGCGCCACCGTCGTGTTCTCCAGCCACGTCATGGAGCTCGTCGAGTCGTTGTGCGACTGGGTCGCCGTGATGGCCGCGGGACGCATCCGCGCCCAGGGCACCCTGGCCGAGGTGCGCGGCACGGCCCCCACGCTCCAGAGCGCCTTCCTCGAACTCGTCGGCGCGAGCGGCCGCGACACCGGGGACGCCCTCGACTGGCTCGGCGGCGGTGCCCGATGA
- a CDS encoding bifunctional DNA primase/polymerase has product MEETITGTDTEPAQIPKQRGEQLLDSAVRYAEERHWDVFPGTSLEPHEGVERCSCADTTCPKPGAHPARPDWATQATGSAVAARRLWSKNPRASILLPTGRTFDAIDVPESAGFLALARMERMDLTLGPVTCTPDRRMLFFVLPGAGAKVPDLVRKLGWSPAAVDLITRGEGDYVAAPPTRIGGSGAVQWARRPTPANRWLPDAEELISPLAYACGREAAAARGRRP; this is encoded by the coding sequence GTGGAAGAAACCATCACGGGCACGGACACGGAACCCGCACAGATCCCCAAGCAGCGGGGCGAACAGCTCCTGGACAGCGCCGTACGGTACGCGGAGGAACGGCACTGGGACGTCTTCCCCGGCACCTCCCTCGAACCCCACGAAGGGGTCGAGCGCTGCTCCTGCGCTGACACGACGTGTCCGAAACCGGGTGCGCACCCCGCCCGGCCCGACTGGGCGACCCAGGCCACCGGCAGCGCCGTCGCCGCCCGCCGCCTGTGGTCCAAGAACCCCCGGGCCTCGATCCTGCTTCCCACCGGGCGGACCTTCGACGCCATCGACGTACCGGAGTCCGCCGGATTCCTCGCGCTGGCCCGCATGGAGCGGATGGACCTCACGCTCGGCCCGGTCACCTGCACCCCCGACCGCCGGATGCTGTTCTTCGTGCTGCCGGGCGCGGGCGCCAAAGTCCCGGATCTGGTACGGAAGTTGGGGTGGTCGCCCGCAGCGGTGGACCTGATCACCCGTGGCGAGGGCGACTACGTGGCGGCGCCGCCGACCCGGATCGGCGGCTCGGGCGCGGTGCAGTGGGCACGCCGCCCCACCCCCGCCAACCGCTGGCTGCCGGACGCGGAGGAGCTGATCAGCCCCCTCGCCTACGCCTGTGGTCGGGAAGCCGCCGCGGCAAGGGGCCGTCGCCCCTAG
- a CDS encoding transcriptional regulator has product MAARPLVARQPNERLQALIQEAGCSNAGLARRVNMVGAERGLDLRYDKTSVARWLRGQQPRGRAPGIIAEALGRKLGRTVTIDEIGMANGKNLASGVGLQFSPTVLGAIEQVCELWRSDVGRRDFLSGSTVAASALVEPSRDWLITGSDAQVARSAGQRVGAADVEAVKAMTDALVGLDHQFGAGHVRPVVVHYLNSVVSGLLAGSYRESVGRQLFAAVARLTELAGYMAVDTGQPGLAQRYYIQALRLAQAADDRGYGGYVLAASMSHLAAQLGNPREIAQLARAAQEGARGRVTPRAEAMFYAAEARGHALLGDARTCQIVAGRALTALEGADPESGDDPSWIAHFDHAYLADELAHCHRDLGQSEAAARRAEESLAGHPESRARRRAIGLILLATAQVQQREVEQACATGTRAAELLATLRTNRGADYLDDFQQRLEPYGDEPAVREFGERLEVQAA; this is encoded by the coding sequence ATGGCAGCCAGGCCTCTCGTCGCCCGCCAGCCCAACGAACGCTTGCAGGCGCTCATCCAGGAAGCCGGATGTTCCAACGCCGGGCTCGCCCGCCGCGTGAACATGGTCGGCGCGGAGCGGGGCCTCGACCTCCGCTACGACAAGACGTCCGTGGCCCGCTGGCTGCGCGGACAACAGCCGCGGGGGAGGGCGCCGGGCATCATCGCGGAGGCGCTCGGCCGCAAACTGGGCCGTACGGTCACGATCGACGAGATCGGCATGGCCAACGGCAAGAACCTCGCGTCGGGGGTGGGGCTCCAGTTCTCGCCCACCGTGCTCGGCGCGATCGAGCAGGTCTGTGAGCTGTGGCGCAGCGACGTGGGGCGCCGGGACTTCCTGTCCGGGTCCACCGTGGCGGCCTCGGCGCTCGTCGAGCCGAGCCGGGACTGGCTGATCACCGGCTCCGACGCGCAGGTCGCGCGCAGCGCCGGGCAGCGGGTGGGCGCCGCCGACGTCGAGGCCGTGAAGGCGATGACCGACGCGCTGGTGGGCCTTGACCACCAGTTCGGGGCCGGTCATGTGCGGCCCGTCGTCGTCCACTACCTCAACAGTGTGGTGTCCGGGCTGCTCGCCGGGTCCTACCGGGAGTCCGTGGGGCGGCAGTTGTTCGCGGCGGTGGCCCGGCTCACCGAACTCGCCGGGTACATGGCCGTCGACACCGGCCAACCGGGCCTGGCCCAGCGCTACTACATCCAGGCCCTGCGGCTCGCCCAGGCCGCCGACGACCGGGGCTACGGCGGCTATGTGCTGGCCGCCTCCATGAGCCACCTCGCCGCCCAGCTCGGCAATCCGCGCGAGATCGCCCAACTGGCGAGGGCTGCCCAGGAAGGCGCCCGCGGCCGGGTCACCCCGCGAGCCGAGGCCATGTTCTACGCGGCCGAGGCGCGTGGGCACGCCCTGCTCGGCGACGCGCGCACCTGCCAGATCGTGGCGGGCCGCGCCCTCACCGCGCTGGAGGGCGCGGACCCCGAGTCCGGCGACGACCCGAGCTGGATCGCCCACTTCGACCACGCCTACCTCGCCGACGAACTCGCCCACTGCCACCGGGACTTGGGCCAGTCCGAGGCCGCCGCGCGCAGGGCCGAGGAGTCGCTGGCCGGGCACCCCGAGAGCCGGGCCAGGCGCCGCGCCATCGGCCTGATCCTGCTCGCCACCGCCCAGGTGCAGCAGCGCGAGGTGGAGCAGGCGTGCGCCACCGGCACCCGCGCGGCGGAGCTCCTGGCCACCTTGCGCACCAACCGGGGCGCGGACTACCTGGACGACTTCCAGCAGCGTCTTGAGCCGTACGGGGACGAGCCTGCGGTGCGGGAGTTCGGGGAGCGCCTGGAGGTCCAGGCCGCTTGA
- a CDS encoding ABC transporter substrate-binding protein, with product MTGYGWQRTRGTTGPRRWISSCRTTTTVFAACSAVGASLLTGCGVLPGVAGGSREPITVMTWAPDGTSATNAPGMPALAKAFARWVNANGGLGGHELTVLTCNDHNTPVGASDCARRAVKEKAVAVVGSYSQYGSAFMPPLEVAGIPYLGGYGISDQEFTNALSYPVNGGQAALIAGSGRQLAQDCDQVSLVRPDTIAGDVLPTVLNAGLLDAHRAPAADIRTAEDAGDYTNEARRALAQAGADPALVSRIGRKAAEQKAHRGCVTAVLGDRTETFFDSFRRVESDGQKVRVASVIGSIGQPLLDRTGGKEGPFEGAYVTGWYPEADDPRWDPMKKVLREQAFGDNAIDAADAGVQTTWIAYTALKKVVESLGRDSVRAVDLVRALNSGVTVDTGGLTPELRWRFEDMLGAADFPRIVNRRVTFQVVREGRLVSLNKGFTDVSSTLEASAANG from the coding sequence ATGACCGGTTACGGATGGCAGCGCACCCGGGGCACGACCGGGCCCCGCCGCTGGATCAGTTCGTGTCGCACGACGACCACCGTGTTCGCCGCGTGCTCGGCGGTCGGCGCGAGCCTGTTGACCGGTTGCGGGGTGCTCCCTGGAGTCGCGGGGGGCTCCAGGGAGCCCATCACCGTGATGACCTGGGCACCCGACGGCACCTCGGCCACCAACGCCCCCGGCATGCCCGCCCTGGCGAAGGCGTTCGCCCGCTGGGTCAACGCCAACGGCGGCCTCGGCGGCCATGAACTCACCGTGCTGACCTGCAACGACCACAACACCCCGGTCGGCGCGTCGGACTGCGCGCGGCGGGCGGTGAAGGAGAAGGCGGTCGCCGTCGTCGGCTCCTACAGCCAGTACGGCAGCGCCTTCATGCCCCCGCTCGAAGTCGCCGGGATCCCCTATCTGGGCGGATACGGCATATCGGACCAGGAGTTCACCAACGCGCTCTCCTACCCGGTCAACGGCGGCCAGGCCGCGCTGATCGCGGGCAGCGGCCGCCAGTTGGCCCAGGACTGCGACCAGGTCTCCCTGGTACGGCCCGACACCATCGCGGGCGACGTCCTGCCCACCGTCCTCAACGCCGGGCTGCTGGACGCGCACCGCGCGCCCGCCGCCGACATCCGCACCGCCGAGGACGCCGGTGACTACACGAACGAGGCCCGGCGCGCGCTCGCCCAGGCCGGGGCCGATCCCGCGCTGGTGAGCCGGATCGGCCGCAAGGCGGCCGAGCAGAAGGCGCACAGGGGCTGTGTGACGGCCGTGCTCGGCGACCGCACGGAGACGTTCTTCGACTCCTTCCGGCGGGTGGAGAGCGACGGACAGAAGGTGCGGGTGGCCTCCGTCATCGGCTCGATCGGCCAGCCCCTCCTCGACCGCACCGGCGGCAAGGAAGGCCCCTTCGAGGGCGCCTACGTCACCGGCTGGTACCCGGAGGCCGACGATCCGCGCTGGGACCCTATGAAGAAGGTCCTCCGCGAACAGGCCTTCGGGGACAACGCGATCGACGCGGCCGACGCGGGGGTGCAGACCACCTGGATCGCGTACACGGCGTTGAAGAAGGTCGTCGAGTCGCTCGGCCGGGACTCGGTCCGCGCCGTGGACCTGGTGCGCGCGCTCAACAGCGGCGTCACCGTGGACACCGGCGGCCTGACGCCCGAACTGCGCTGGCGCTTCGAGGACATGCTCGGCGCGGCGGACTTCCCGCGCATCGTGAACCGGCGGGTCACCTTCCAGGTGGTGCGCGAGGGACGCCTGGTCTCCCTCAACAAGGGCTTCACCGACGTGAGTTCCACCCTGGAGGCGTCCGCGGCCAACGGCTGA
- a CDS encoding SCO4402 family protein, with translation MGGMPLNDMPWWRWRTNVRSALHMLSDTVFHQETWLAGREGFGDVTDAVYRLVEDTWLDSWSAEKYVGTIFRDSGEAALVDLAVLRVLRIMHQVGADAPVSAYLAHHAWPEAVRAAREAHVRLAQNDGEDPDAPPRSLEVLSILTRST, from the coding sequence ATGGGCGGCATGCCGTTGAATGACATGCCGTGGTGGCGCTGGCGTACGAACGTACGGTCCGCGCTGCACATGCTCTCCGACACCGTCTTCCACCAGGAGACCTGGCTGGCGGGGCGCGAGGGGTTCGGGGACGTCACCGACGCCGTGTACCGGCTCGTCGAGGACACCTGGCTGGACAGCTGGTCCGCCGAGAAGTACGTCGGCACGATCTTCCGCGACTCGGGCGAGGCGGCCCTGGTCGACCTCGCCGTGCTGCGGGTGCTGCGCATCATGCACCAGGTCGGCGCCGACGCACCCGTCTCCGCCTACCTCGCCCACCACGCCTGGCCCGAGGCCGTGCGGGCGGCGCGCGAGGCCCATGTGCGGCTCGCGCAGAACGACGGCGAGGACCCGGACGCGCCGCCGCGCTCCCTCGAAGTGCTGAGCATCCTGACCCGCTCCACCTGA
- the purU gene encoding formyltetrahydrofolate deformylase: MTDQYVLTLSCPDKQGIVHAVSSYLFITGCNIEDSQQFGDRDTGLFFMRVHFSAEAPVTVDKLRASFAAVGDAFQMEWGIHRPEERMRIVLMVSKFGHCLNDLLFRARSGALPVEIAAVVSNHTDFAELVASYGVPFHHIPVTKDTKAAAEARLVELVREERVELVVLARYMQVLSDDLCKELSGRIINIHHSFLPSFKGAKPYHQAHARGVKLIGATAHYVTADLDEGPIIEQEVKRVGHAVTPTQLVAIGRDVECQALARAVKWHAEHRILLNGRRTVVFA; encoded by the coding sequence ATGACCGACCAGTACGTCCTCACGCTTTCCTGCCCGGACAAACAGGGCATCGTGCATGCCGTGTCGAGCTATCTGTTCATCACGGGTTGCAACATCGAGGACAGTCAGCAGTTCGGCGACCGCGACACCGGTCTCTTCTTCATGCGGGTCCACTTCTCGGCCGAGGCCCCGGTCACCGTCGACAAGCTGCGCGCCAGCTTCGCGGCCGTCGGCGACGCCTTCCAGATGGAGTGGGGGATCCACCGCCCCGAGGAGCGGATGCGGATCGTCCTGATGGTGTCGAAGTTCGGGCACTGCCTGAACGACCTGCTCTTCCGCGCCCGCTCCGGCGCGCTGCCGGTGGAGATCGCGGCGGTCGTCTCCAACCACACCGACTTCGCCGAGCTCGTCGCCTCCTACGGCGTGCCCTTCCACCACATCCCGGTCACCAAGGACACCAAGGCCGCGGCCGAGGCGCGTCTGGTGGAGCTGGTGCGCGAGGAGCGGGTCGAACTCGTGGTCCTCGCCCGCTACATGCAGGTGCTCTCGGACGATCTGTGCAAGGAACTCAGCGGCCGGATCATCAACATCCACCACTCGTTCCTGCCGAGCTTCAAGGGCGCCAAGCCCTACCACCAGGCACATGCGCGCGGAGTGAAGCTGATCGGCGCGACCGCCCACTACGTGACGGCCGACCTCGACGAGGGGCCGATCATCGAGCAGGAGGTGAAGCGCGTCGGCCACGCCGTCACGCCCACCCAGCTCGTCGCGATCGGCCGGGACGTCGAATGCCAGGCGCTCGCCCGGGCCGTCAAGTGGCACGCCGAGCACCGCATCCTGCTCAACGGCCGCCGTACGGTCGTCTTCGCCTAG
- a CDS encoding zf-HC2 domain-containing protein translates to MSGPLEQGGQVPEDENTPRIPAPRAAGDDLTAGERDGGGPFVPAPREAGGAGPPAPARPGVPAPEPDAGPPSTPEPEPPSAAEPEVPVPEPVPQESAPLAGPPSHTVLKSLLGAWALAACSTEETDAVEAHLTECAPCADEALRLRDAVGLLQAERSLDLDPMLRARVLENCLGRRPARIPVPSWASPYDAEAARLDALLNDFGDAEWHAPVRLKWFEGERPTGRRTTVAGVIGHLMAVDALVATALGLDEPVPLDPEDAAGGPTARTEALWRAGQFPLTRSVREPWREQSHTLIRTVSFAGRGVAELAVEYGEFTLAMQDAMLDRAFECWIHAGDIAEAVDYPYAPPSGAHLHDMIDLAARSLPATLADRRRAGLASPPRGLVTAGSPGRSLRLEIEGVGGGDWLIALDSPAAVASPEHEVAHVALDGVEFCRLAAGHIPPQEAAVGQLGDREAISDVLFAAASLSRL, encoded by the coding sequence GTGAGCGGGCCCCTGGAGCAGGGCGGGCAGGTGCCCGAGGACGAGAACACCCCGCGCATACCGGCGCCGCGGGCGGCCGGCGACGACCTCACGGCCGGCGAGCGGGACGGCGGCGGCCCGTTCGTGCCCGCGCCCCGCGAGGCCGGCGGCGCGGGCCCGCCCGCCCCCGCCCGCCCCGGCGTGCCCGCGCCGGAACCCGACGCCGGGCCCCCGTCCACCCCCGAACCCGAACCGCCGTCGGCGGCAGAGCCGGAAGTACCGGTGCCCGAACCCGTACCGCAGGAATCGGCGCCCCTCGCGGGGCCGCCCTCGCACACCGTGCTCAAATCGCTGCTCGGCGCCTGGGCGCTGGCCGCGTGCTCCACCGAGGAGACCGACGCCGTCGAGGCGCACCTCACCGAATGCGCGCCCTGCGCCGACGAGGCGCTGCGGCTGCGCGACGCGGTGGGCCTGCTCCAGGCCGAGCGCAGCCTCGACCTGGATCCGATGCTGCGCGCCCGGGTCCTGGAGAACTGCCTGGGCCGGCGCCCGGCCCGCATCCCGGTGCCCTCCTGGGCGAGTCCCTACGACGCCGAGGCGGCCCGGCTCGACGCGCTGCTCAATGACTTCGGGGACGCCGAATGGCACGCCCCGGTGCGGCTGAAGTGGTTCGAGGGGGAGCGGCCCACCGGGCGCCGCACGACGGTCGCCGGGGTCATCGGGCATCTGATGGCGGTGGACGCGCTGGTGGCGACCGCGCTCGGTCTCGACGAGCCGGTGCCGCTCGACCCCGAGGACGCGGCGGGCGGCCCCACCGCGCGGACCGAGGCCCTGTGGCGGGCCGGGCAGTTCCCGCTGACCCGCTCGGTCCGCGAACCCTGGCGCGAGCAGTCCCACACCCTGATCCGCACGGTGTCGTTCGCGGGCCGCGGCGTGGCCGAACTGGCCGTGGAGTACGGGGAGTTCACGCTTGCTATGCAGGACGCGATGCTCGACCGGGCCTTCGAGTGCTGGATCCACGCCGGGGACATCGCCGAGGCGGTGGACTATCCCTACGCCCCGCCGTCCGGGGCGCATCTGCACGACATGATCGACCTGGCGGCCCGCAGCCTGCCCGCGACGCTGGCCGACCGCCGCCGGGCGGGCCTCGCCTCGCCGCCGCGCGGCCTGGTCACCGCGGGCTCCCCGGGGCGTTCGCTGCGCCTGGAGATCGAGGGGGTGGGGGGCGGCGACTGGCTCATCGCGCTGGACTCCCCGGCCGCCGTCGCCTCCCCCGAGCACGAGGTGGCCCATGTCGCCCTGGACGGCGTGGAGTTCTGCCGACTGGCCGCGGGCCACATCCCGCCGCAGGAGGCGGCCGTGGGCCAGCTCGGCGACCGCGAGGCCATCAGTGACGTCCTGTTCGCGGCCGCCTCCCTGAGCCGGCTCTGA
- a CDS encoding sigma-70 family RNA polymerase sigma factor, giving the protein MPKDAPPRWDRRMQQRLARGEAAALGEFYDRFASLVHGLAARVLSDERAADQITREVFGYVWENPDAYDPKQGSMRSWVAKLTQREAVQRLRQAEASSHAESGGGSPEELELKVRRASAAARADYIVTSMPAPLRAALELAYFQRRDYRQAAADLSITEDEARRRLRLGLQLLSSANTRPPEGAAPPGYGRAL; this is encoded by the coding sequence ATGCCGAAGGACGCACCACCTCGGTGGGACCGCCGGATGCAGCAGCGCCTCGCGCGCGGCGAGGCCGCGGCCCTGGGCGAGTTCTACGACCGGTTCGCCTCGCTGGTGCACGGCCTCGCCGCGCGCGTGCTGAGCGACGAGCGGGCGGCGGACCAGATCACCCGCGAGGTCTTCGGCTACGTGTGGGAGAACCCGGACGCCTACGACCCCAAGCAGGGCTCGATGCGGTCCTGGGTCGCCAAGCTCACCCAGCGCGAGGCCGTGCAGCGCCTGCGCCAGGCCGAGGCGTCCTCGCACGCGGAGAGCGGCGGGGGCTCCCCGGAGGAGCTGGAGCTGAAGGTGCGCCGGGCCTCGGCGGCGGCCCGCGCCGACTACATCGTGACGTCGATGCCCGCCCCCCTGCGGGCCGCCCTGGAGCTGGCCTACTTCCAGCGGCGCGACTACCGCCAGGCCGCCGCCGACCTCAGCATCACCGAGGACGAGGCGCGCCGCCGCCTGCGGCTCGGTCTGCAACTGCTCTCCTCGGCCAACACCCGGCCGCCGGAAGGAGCCGCTCCGCCCGGTTACGGACGGGCCCTGTGA
- a CDS encoding STAS domain-containing protein, with protein sequence MTLRVDESEQGTWTVLRISGELDLVTAPRLRRQVHEAVAEGRRDLVLDLSGVQFCDSSGVGVLIAARRLMRSCQGRLRLILPARGALEGSHVNKVLAALGVRRLFEVYGDVGSAADESAEPLSA encoded by the coding sequence GTGACGCTGAGGGTGGACGAGTCCGAGCAGGGCACGTGGACGGTGCTGCGGATCAGCGGAGAGCTGGATCTGGTCACCGCGCCGCGACTGCGCCGCCAGGTGCACGAGGCGGTCGCCGAGGGCCGCCGCGATCTGGTCCTGGACCTCTCCGGGGTGCAGTTCTGCGATTCGAGCGGGGTGGGTGTGCTCATCGCGGCCCGCCGGCTGATGCGTTCCTGTCAGGGCCGGCTGCGGCTGATCCTGCCCGCGCGCGGCGCCCTGGAGGGCAGCCATGTGAACAAGGTGCTCGCCGCGCTCGGTGTGCGCCGTCTCTTCGAGGTGTACGGAGATGTGGGTTCGGCCGCCGACGAGTCGGCCGAGCCGCTCTCCGCCTAG
- a CDS encoding EF-hand domain-containing protein codes for MDSPESAAYERRVAARFASFDQDGNGWIDREDFSTAAAALLAEFSTTARCDKGQALYGGAEALWQGLAGIADVDGDQRVTRQEFVGGALKRLRDRTTGFTEIARPFLHAAFAVADTSGAGTVSVFDAERALRALGVSPAVAGDVAARLDRDADGRITEAEAVAAFAAYFTTMP; via the coding sequence ATGGACAGTCCCGAGAGTGCCGCGTACGAACGCCGGGTGGCCGCCCGGTTCGCCTCCTTCGACCAGGACGGCAACGGCTGGATCGACCGTGAGGACTTCTCCACGGCCGCCGCCGCCCTGCTCGCCGAGTTCTCCACGACCGCCCGCTGCGACAAGGGGCAGGCCCTGTACGGCGGCGCGGAGGCGCTGTGGCAGGGCCTGGCCGGGATCGCGGACGTGGACGGCGACCAGCGGGTGACCCGCCAGGAGTTCGTGGGCGGCGCCCTGAAGAGGCTGCGCGACCGCACCACGGGGTTCACCGAGATCGCCCGGCCGTTCCTGCACGCCGCGTTCGCGGTGGCCGACACCTCCGGCGCCGGCACGGTGTCCGTCTTCGACGCCGAGCGCGCGCTGCGGGCGCTCGGCGTCTCGCCCGCGGTGGCGGGGGACGTGGCCGCGCGGCTGGACCGGGACGCCGACGGCCGCATCACCGAGGCGGAGGCGGTGGCCGCCTTCGCGGCCTACTTCACGACGATGCCGTGA